In Oryza sativa Japonica Group chromosome 1, ASM3414082v1, the genomic stretch TCTATGTTCCTACTTTGCCAAGCTATACTGTAACATCAACAAATCATGCATTACCCTCAGTTCCTCCTGTTGCCACAAAAAATGATGTCATTGCAAATCCACCTATACAATCTACTATTGTCACCTCAAAGCAATTTCTGGATCATGCGAGTGATCCCAAGGTTCAATTGCGTAATCCAATTCCACTGAAGAAAGAGCTGGCAGATGGCTCCATGATGCCTGTCAAATATCCTCACACTTCACAGGTAGGCAAATCCACATGTCCTTGCAGGTCTTCTGTTAGCTGGAGTGCTCTCTTTTGTCAGTTGCTATGCAGTACTAGGCCATGTCTTCTGTATGTTAATTCAAAACAATTATAGGATTTAACATTGTCTTATGACATGAAAAAGTTTAGAACAATGTGTGAGTAGTGCCTTTGAATCTGTACTTATTGTTCTAGTAGGCGATGGCACTATATTGTGATATTGTGGCCACAGCATAGTTCTATCTCAATTTAATATATACTACCAAACTTATTTCTAATTGATcaggttcctttttttttctgaaagtcAACCCGTTAAATAATAATACTACAAAGATTTGCATACTGAAAGATGATATTCAATATGATGCTGACATATGTGGTCATATTTTTGTTACCAGTGGTGTGGGGATATTGTGGTAACTGCACTTGGCAGATATTTTGATGTTATACCATAGAATGGTTATATTTTGTAACTGCAAATATAGTGTGCCCTATGATGCATTTCAAACTTACTTTGGGTATTCCTGGAGTTCTTTAATGTTTTTGTGTAGAACAAGCTTTTGTACCAATTTGAAATCTATTCATGACTAGTCTATTTATTATTTCGTTTTGTAAAGAGAAAAATCCTGAAAGGTTGTTTGCCTTTCAACGCTTGCTGTAAAAGTTCATATTTTTTCTTTCTGTGTGATTAATTGCTTATGTTTGCAGAAATTTCTTATCTCTCTTTCTGAGCTGACAAATCTTGTGCTAAATGATCAGGCATTTTCAAATTTTCCTGAGAGGCGATCTGCTGCCAAGCATTCGCCACAGGAGAAATTTTCTGTAAACAATGGCTCTGGTTTTGTTGGGTCTAATGTTCAGAGGTGGGCTGCAGCAGAGAAATTTGAGCCTAATTCAAATTTGAGTGGTCGTATTGGTAGTGCTAGCCCAAAGATGAAATTATCGAACGTGGATGGCTTAGGAGGTGCGGATAAACCTTGCGGTCAGAAGTCTTCTGCCATAATCGCAAAATCCTACACATCAAGGCTCTCTGTTGGTGATCCAGAAGGGACTATTGTTATACGATGCAACCAATATAACAGTGATGATCTCCGAGTGGACTATCCCTTTGCAAAGTTCTTTGTTATCAAGTCAATTGGTGAAGATGATGTCCATAAATCAATCAAGTATGGTGTATGGTCAAGTTCTTCTAGTGGAAACAGCAAACTGGACATTGCATTCAAGGATGCTAACAGGATAGCTAAGAGGAATTCTACCAAGTGCCCTGTTTTTCTGTTCTTCTCCGTAAGTACCTCTAATGTATTCAAACTACATTTATTCAGTGTTGTCTGTGATTAAAATATTAATTCTGGGATTTCTTGTTTATCAGGTGAATGGTAGTGGGCTCTTCTGTGGCATGGCTGAGATGGTTGGTCCTGTTGATTTTCATAAGGACATGGACTTTTGGTGTCAGGATAAATGGACTGGCAGCTTTCCAGTAAGATGGCACATCGTCAAAGATGTACCTAATTATACCTTGCAGCATATTTTGCTGCAGAACAATGAAAACAAGCCTGTCACACACAGCAGAGATACACAGGAAGTAAGCATTCATGACAAACTACTCTAGATGTAACATTTTGCTTAATATGCTTCCTCGAATTAGTTTGGATCTATGAATGCCAGTGAATTTCATTTGTAATgttctataaaaaaatgttCTGTTTGTCAAGTAGTTTGTTAGTAATTTGATCATTGAAGCATGACTTGTTTTAAACCTTGGTTTCATCTCACATCTTTGTTGCTCAATATTTGAATTGCAGATACCATATGTTCCTGGAATATCTATGCTAAAGATCCTTAAGGCTATCAAAGTGAAGGAGTGTTTGCTTGATGATTTCATGAAATATGAGGAGGATGAGGCGAGAAGTAAACATTATTTCAGAAGGTCCAAGTTGAGCCATAATGCTCCGGATTTTGTTCCTGTCGCTCAACGAAGAAAAGACGTCACTGATGTTCGGCAGCCAAAATCAGGCAACGTACTGATAGACAGAACACCGGTGATACAGAATATGTCAGTGAAGCCACAGGGTAGTAATGCGATCAAGCCTCAGGATCAATGCCTACAAGTTGTTGAAAAACAAGCCAGCGATGACGGGAAAGAGAACAGACATCAAGAGAACCGCAATGTCAGGCAGGCTAATGATAAAGTGGTGAAAACTGGGACTAAGCAGCCACAGGCATCAACAGTTAAGACAAGTGTGGATAGTAAACAACAGTACTGGAAGAAGGTTGAGTTCCCTGGGCAAAATCCTAACAGTGCTGTTCATGGCTCATCGAAAGCACATGAAAAGCATCTAAACGAATCAAAAGCACCTGAAAAGCATTCAAATGGTGCTAACTGTAGCTCGGCAACTGTCAGTTTGAAGACAGCCAGAGAGGAAACTATCGTTGCCAGAGTCAGTTCTCTTGCTATCAGTTATCAGAATTCCTCAGTTGATGTCGTGAAGATTGGCTCGATGCCAGTTTTGGTTAACAAAGCTAATGTGTAGGTGTGGTTCCTTTTTAAGCTTTTCCAATGTGgtctgcttttcttttttgcatttAGCAGGGTCTGCTTCTGGTATTACTTCTCATCATCATAGGTTGTCTGTCTTCTGTTTAGTGTTGCTCGTCTTAAATGTGGCAACGAAaatgaaaagagaaaggaaagaaaaaaaacatcatagATTCTAGTAGTTCCCTGGTGGAGAaattttgttctttcttttgAAAGGAAGGAAAGGATGAATACAAGACGTACTCTCTAAACATATGAAGAGAAGAAAGTGATTTGGGACTGAATGGGTTCCCCAGTTTTGGCACTCGATTTGCTTTGTACGTGTTCCCAGTAAAAGGCTTGCATGCTTTGCTATGGTTTGCTGGTGTTTGTGTTGTGCGGCTGTGATCCTTGCCTGTTGCTGTTCTATCCCCTTTTGTGTTGCTGTTGCATTCCCCTCTGATTTCGGACGGGCTAGCTACTGATTTGTTTGTTTGCTAAGGCTAAGCACACACCACATGCATGCTTCCATCTGTAGCTTTTTTCCTCCTGAAGTCTCAAATCAGATGTGACCTGTGAGAGCGAGGTTTTAGCCTTGATGGTGGACATGGAAAAGAGAGAGTTGAATTGGTACGTGGTGGTACAGCGTTTTCATCCTGTATTGGGTTTGTCATCTTTCCAGATTTCAGGGACACAACATAAGAAGACGTcccgtccgtccgtccgtccgtcctGTGATGCAATGCAGCACATCCTTTGCAAGTTGCAAGCTAATAATGTACGCTGCTACTCCCTGCTTAGTATTAGGCAATCGTTGTCACTTGGGACGACGGTTGAAGGAAAAGCTCTAATTTATACCTGTCGCCCGTCGGGGCGGCACCCACGCATCCATCGGTTGAAGTTGAGGCCGCGACCGCGCAACCTGCGCTGCGATGGGTCGTCACGGACGTGTGTAGGTGTTGTGTGGTGCACACTGCACAGTGGTCACCGTTTTCTTTGGTCCGCTCGCACTTGATCTTCCCAAATCACAACTCCGTTCACTTTATTGAATTATAATTACTGCAAATTATTTGCTCCACGTACTCCCAGCAAACGTCTCTCTTATTAATCTGTATTGCTTAGATAACTATTTAATTAGACAATCCGCAATAATAATCCACCGCTTCaaacgtactccctctgtcccataatattaaAATCT encodes the following:
- the LOC4326985 gene encoding YTH domain-containing protein ECT2 codes for the protein MEMGMTPEQIYGQNVYVPATANPYPYGYTEVGSPTEWYNNQSSLGYDGQDIYFPGFQTEGTQCMYYAAPDNGSGHPSYSPYPINSSFIVDGSYLPLEYVGDAADQTCQIVPSPYYVPTILPYAHDNVLGNTTAPLHPPVYVPTLPSYTVTSTNHALPSVPPVATKNDVIANPPIQSTIVTSKQFLDHASDPKVQLRNPIPLKKELADGSMMPVKYPHTSQAFSNFPERRSAAKHSPQEKFSVNNGSGFVGSNVQRWAAAEKFEPNSNLSGRIGSASPKMKLSNVDGLGGADKPCGQKSSAIIAKSYTSRLSVGDPEGTIVIRCNQYNSDDLRVDYPFAKFFVIKSIGEDDVHKSIKYGVWSSSSSGNSKLDIAFKDANRIAKRNSTKCPVFLFFSVNGSGLFCGMAEMVGPVDFHKDMDFWCQDKWTGSFPVRWHIVKDVPNYTLQHILLQNNENKPVTHSRDTQEIPYVPGISMLKILKAIKVKECLLDDFMKYEEDEARSKHYFRRSKLSHNAPDFVPVAQRRKDVTDVRQPKSGNVLIDRTPVIQNMSVKPQGSNAIKPQDQCLQVVEKQASDDGKENRHQENRNVRQANDKVVKTGTKQPQASTVKTSVDSKQQYWKKVEFPGQNPNSAVHGSSKAHEKHLNESKAPEKHSNGANCSSATVSLKTAREETIVARVSSLAISYQNSSVDVVKIGSMPVLVNKANV